In Larimichthys crocea isolate SSNF chromosome VI, L_crocea_2.0, whole genome shotgun sequence, one genomic interval encodes:
- the rspo4 gene encoding R-spondin-4, with protein sequence MHLQLFAIVISLLCEVIRMGSGVVQKQSAHRETSDDCRSCLECSRDNGCVRCPERLFLFLQREGISHHGTCLHACPAGHYGQRGKDINRCMKCRSSECEHCFSRDFCTKCKPGFQLYKGKCLTRCPEGTFAHQTDCLEDCLLAPLGEWSDWSACVRGGVNCGFRWGKQTRTRGAAPSGRLPEEQAAPLCPSHTETQRCRMQKKCPTERRNNKNGGLGRKKERKRLRLLANNNAGNTPNSTTDAAGEHGDA encoded by the exons ATGCATTTGCAACTCTTCGCCATTGTGATATCCTTGCTATGTGAGGTGATCAGGATGGGGTCTGGTGTTGTGCAGAAGCAAAGTG CTCACAGAGAGACATCAGATGACTGTCGAAGCTGCCTGGAGTGTTCCCGCGATAACGGCTGTGTGCGTTGTCCCGAGCGGCTCTTCCTGTTCCTGCAGAGGGAGGGGATATCTCACCATGGAACCTGTCTCCACGCCTGCCCCGCTGGACACTACggacagagagggaaggacATCAACCGCTGCATGA AGTGTCGCTCTTCGGAGTGTGAGCACTGTTTCAGCCGGGACTTCTGCACCAAGTGTAAGCCTGGCTTCCAGCTGTACAAAGGCAAATGTCTGACCCGCTGCCCAGAGGGAACGTTTGCCCACCAGACAGACTGTCTCG AGGACTGTCTTCTGGCCCCATTGGGAGAGTGGAGCGATTGGAGCGCCTGTGTCCGTGGCGGAGTCAACTGCGGCTTCAGGTGGGGAAAGCAGACCAGGACCCGGGGGGCTGCACCGTCCGGCAGACTGCCTGAAGAGCAAGCGGCACCTCTTTGCCCGTCCCACACCGAGACACAGAGGTGCAGGATGCAGAAAAAGTGTCCAACAG aaagaagaaataataaaaatggagGACTcggaaggaagaaggagagaaaacgACTACGGCTGCTCGCCAACAACAACGCTGGCAACACGCCGAACTCGACAACAGACGCCGCCGGAGAGCACGGGGACGCCTGA